A DNA window from Drosophila biarmipes strain raj3 chromosome 2R, RU_DBia_V1.1, whole genome shotgun sequence contains the following coding sequences:
- the LOC108029404 gene encoding uncharacterized protein LOC108029404, whose protein sequence is MKTMSKRIWSHSTVALPLMAMVILASVGQATGRTGGQSVYRPSDLSDPWSRRHYSSERRDEKDWRDMPPAEPRYLTDPEILFQRLDDMEQTKAASPDKPSSAGKEKSDSFLVGARNIGSQLLKENLSQCQRTGCDGPREEMEDPFESLARMNFHEQLLDHKSDRELKRMLGYYRRKDRDGKPDVATANLLAKVISSKADPPKASLKSQTCRATTGRPTSTARSTTTRRTTTSTTMRSPSTFCLPEPSPDRLVKPMPSTPPPKPRPPATRKPCGEKAKPSKCPLKSKSKKHGGTKKLLDIILATKQHALSVLKILNHLEMELLSQSAEDDMGLGSAKTVKEPPGKKTTCERLEKHPKTNHHMFSFGIRPASQKESMYDLALAKEEEMKLEDRVWEEHQQQMKLRRPVKPKRFEAAPAAAARLEHFHEPRKRPESLDSLETVKPESPAQDRRINLEALSVVVKPAPPASSKDLPNPSARWNPSFIPRAEMKAIRVEGPVDDELQSSKVLQKRKRKKKKHKLYAQEQKTEASRFPIAGVFY, encoded by the coding sequence ATGAAAACAATGTCAAAGCGGATTTGGAGCCACAGCACAGTCGCACTTCCACTTATGGCAATGGTAATCCTGGCGAGCGTTGGACAAGCAACCGGTCGAACCGGCGGCCAATCAGTCTACCGGCCCTCCGACCTAAGTGATCCTTGGTCTAGGCGACACTACAGTAGCGAAAGAAGGGACGAGAAGGATTGGCGGGACATGCCGCCGGCGGAGCCGCGATACCTCACGGATCCGGAAATACTCTTCCAACGGTTGGACGACATGGAGCAGACAAAGGCAGCTAGTCCTGATAAGCCGTCATCTGCGGGCAAGGAAAAGTCTGACAGCTTCCTAGTTGGCGCCAGGAATATTGGCAGCCAGTTACTTAAAGAAAACTTGTCCCAATGCCAGAGGACGGGCTGTGATGGACCCAGAGAGGAGATGGAGGATCCCTTCGAGTCGCTGGCCCGCATGAATTTTCATGAGCAGCTCCTGGATCATAAAAGCGATCGAGAGCTGAAGAGGATGCTGGGCTACTACAGGAGGAAGGACCGGGATGGAAAACCCGACGTGGCCACAGCCAATCTGTTGGCCAAGGTCATTAGCTCCAAGGCTGATCCCCCCAAGGCATCGTTGAAGAGTCAGACATGTCGGGCCACCACAGGTCGTCCGACTTCCACGGCGAGGAGCACCACGACTAGGCGGACAACCACCAGCACCACGATGCGCAGCCCCTCTACATTTTGCCTGCCGGAACCCTCACCCGATCGACTGGTCAAGCCCATGCCATCCACTCCACCTCCAAAACCTCGTCCTCCAGCCACCCGAAAACCCTGCGGAGAAAAGGCTAAGCCCAGTAAATGTCCACTGAAATCGAAGTCAAAGAAACATGGAGGTACCAAAAAGCTGCTGGACATCATCTTGGCCACCAAGCAGCATGCCCTCTCGGTTCTGAAGATCCTGAACCACCTGGAAATGGAGCTGCTGAGCCAGTCGGCAGAAGACGACATGGGATTGGGGTCGGCTAAGACGGTTAAGGAGCCGCCAGGCAAAAAAACGACCTGTGAGCGATTGGAGAAGCACCCTAAAACCAATCATCACATGTTCTCCTTTGGAATTCGACCGGCTAGCCAAAAGGAAAGCATGTACGACTTGGCACTCGCCAAGGAGGAGGAGATGAAGCTGGAGGATCGGGTGTGGGAGgagcatcagcagcagatgAAGCTAAGGAGGCCTGTGAAGCCGAAGCGGTTTGAGGCTGCTCCGGCTGCAGCCGCTCGACTGGAACACTTCCACGAGCCTCGGAAGCGTCCTGAATCCTTGGACTCCTTAGAAACAGTGAAGCCAGAGAGTCCCGCCCAGGACAGGCGCATCAACCTGGAAGCCCTAAGCGTGGTGGTGAAACCGGCGCCTCCAGCTTCCAGCAAAGATCTCCCCAATCCTTCAGCCCGCTGGAATCCATCCTTTATTCCCCGGGCTGAAATGAAAGCCATTCGAGTGGAGGGCCCAGTAGACGACGAGCTGCAGTCAAGCAAAGTGTTGCAAAAgaggaaaaggaaaaagaaaaaacacaaGCTGTATGCCCAGGAGCAGAAAACGGAAGCCAGTCGGTTTCCCATTGCTGGCGTCTTTTATTAA
- the LOC108029651 gene encoding uncharacterized protein LOC108029651, translated as MDQSKPTTKLGDEPDLLFKRAQGRISLISAGVGAAPQAGQAAQPPLHSSQQQFANIQLDATLNDCESGYVPTVGRWGSEWPMAPPRAEEVAPAAAAQDPLLPADQQLADAVVRGMGLTTTRSAAATEHPTGRGTGAIRRTPSTSSEEDLEDEELVPPTDLTSVDGSERYSDIRQLLARQQPVAGSLEGISGGQWIVGDGYDLEAFNQINGVWPLGHPLPLPDWSSSESAGKGTLIFDNVWQYEELNGIVETTLQRMLEETHYNTVNLFVDFYRSFKRTRRSDLRSFFQFYDVPINRRHHMCVSLAFEIMARMVQLFPVLANYLYVVSCEEQVMDCNDYVQLDEECGLNSVDAGVEKEHVMVAMRIAIGERRGVMILDPGYHVSRAVTVMQDQSYPHTGWFTQSKEPRLQRDYCYEYSQQNGKFVEWKEREIRGEDTSYKTSLVYVAQEYITAIDVTVRRNLVYNFRSLLSRDAKGQVFAGIYFPLVANGQEAYLTIFYDGPNDQRVRTKLMFNAFKVGKGKLPDYVSQHLSRLAPQLKMPLPELTELCKSLAEVVTDQNFVSQVLAINDDIGNMSVEN; from the exons ATGG ATCAGTCTAAACCAACAACGAAACTTGGAGACGAGCCGGACCTCCTGTTCAAGCGAGCGCAGGGCCGGATTAGTCTGATCAGTGCTGGAGTAGGAGCAGCCCCCCAGGCTGGCCAAGCTGCCCAACCACCGCTGCATTCCAGCCAACAACAGTTCGCCAACATTCAACTAGACGCCACGCTCAATGACTGCGAAAGTGGCTATGTGCCCACCGTGGGCCGCTGGGGCTCCGAATGGCCGA TGGCCCCTCCGCGCGCGGAGGAGGTCGCtcccgccgccgctgcccagGATCCGTTGCTCCCGGCGGATCAGCAGCTGGCGGATGCAGTGGTGCGCGGAATGGGATTGACTACGACGCGATCTGCCGCCGCAACTGAGCACCCAACTGGACGTGGCACTGGCGCCATCCGTCGCACTCCCTCCACCTCCAGCGAGGAGGACTTGGAGGACGAGGAGCTGGTGCCTCCGACCGACCTGACATCGGTGGATGGATCGGAGCGCTACTCCGACATCAGGCAGCTGCTGGCCAGACAGCAGCCCGTCGCGGGATCGCTGGAGGGGATCTCCGGCGGTCAGTGGATCGTGGGTGATGGCTACGATCTGGAGGCCTTCAACCAGATAAACGGGGTGTGGCCCCTCGGCCACCCGCTGCCCCTGCCCGACTGGTCGAGCTCGGAGTCCGCAGGCAAGGGCACCCTGATCTTCGACAACGTGTGGCAGTATGAGGAGCTGAACGGGATCGTGGAGACCACGCTGCAGCGGATGCTGGAGGAGACGCACTACAACACGGTCAATCTCTTCGTCGACTTCTATCGCAGCTTCAAGCGCACCCGTCGCTCCGACCTGCGCAGCTTCTTCCAGTTCTACGATGTGCCCATCAACAGGCGCCACCACATGTGCGTCTCCCTGGCCTTCGAGATCATGGCCAGGATGGTGCAGCTGTTCCCGGTGCTGGCCAACTACCTGTACGTGGTGTCCTGCGAGGAGCAGGTGATGGACTGCAACGACTACGTCCAGCTGGACGAGGAGTGCGGCCTTAACTCGGTGGATGCGGGTGTGGAGAAGGAGCACGTGATGGTGGCCATGCGCATTGCCATCGGCGAGCGACGGGGTGTGATGATCCTGGACCCAGGGTACCATGTCAGCCGGGCAGTGACGGTGATGCAGGATCAGAGCTATCCCCACACGG GCTGGTTCACCCAATCCAAGGAGCCGCGTCTGCAGCGGGACTACTGCTACGAGTATAGCCAGCAGAACGGCAAGTTCGTGGAGTGGAAGGAGCGCGAGATCCGCGGCGAGGATACCAGCTACAAGACCTCGCTGGTTTACGTAGCCCAGGAGTACATCACGGCCATCGACGTGACCGTGCGGCGTAACCTGGTCTACAACTTCCGATCCCTGCTCTCGCGGGATGCCAAGGGGCAGGTCTTCGCGGGCATCTACTTCCCGCTGGTGGCCAATGGCCAGGAGGCCTATCTGACCATCTTCTACGACGGACCCAATGACCAGCGGGTGCGCACGAAGCTGATGTTCAACGCCTTCAAGGTGGGCAAGGGAAAG CTGCCGGATTACGTGAGCCAACATCTCAGCAGGCTGGCGCCGCAGTTGAAGATGCCCCTGCCGGAACTGACGGAGCTGTGCAAGTCCCTGGCCGAGGTGGTCACCGACCAGAACTTCGTCAGCCAGGTGCTGGCCATAAACGACGACATCGGCAACATGTCCGTGGAGAATTGA
- the LOC108029788 gene encoding dehydrogenase/reductase SDR family member on chromosome X yields MLGLLLWIFFVGLLVCAFLFSKTTKEFPKSWFEWKTEFRYQYLGIVGLVHDAQYAARDRVALYKQPDRIAVITGGNRGIGLRIVEKLLACDMTVVMGVRDPRSAESAVASIVDLNATKGKLVCEQLDVGDLKSVKAFAQLIKERYSKVDLLLNNAGIMFAPFKLTADGYESHFAINFLGHFLLTHLLLPQLRAAGKEGRNARIVNVSSCVNLIGRINYKDINGTKHYYPGTAYSQSKLAQILFTRHLQTLLDAEKSHVQVNVVHPGIVDTDLFEHSATTSVPIFKKLFFKTPERGSRTVVFAAIDPSIEGQGGTYLSNGGKGPFHPDAKKPAKCEQLFQFSCDLLKIQHYGNGEF; encoded by the exons ATGCTGGGACTTTTGCTGTGGATATTTTTCGTTGGTCTGCTGGTGTGCGCATTCCTCTTTTCGAAGACCACAAAGGAGTTCCCCAAGTCCTGGTTCGAGTGGAAGACGGAGTTTCGGTACCAGTACCTGGGAATCGTTGGACTCGTGCACGATGCTCAGTACGCGGCACGGGATCGAGTGG CACTTTATAAACAACCGGATCGCATTGCTGTCATCACCGGAGGCAATCGCGGCATCGGACTGCGGATCGTGGAGAAGCTGCTGGCCTGCGACATGACTGTCGTCATGG GTGTTCGTGATCCACGAAGCGCTGAGTCCGCCGTTGCCTCAATTGTAGATCTTAATGCAACCAAGGGTAAACTCGTCTGTGAGCAACTGGACGTCGGGGACCTGAAGTCGGTGAAGGCCTTTGCCCAGCTCATCAAGGAACGGTATTCGAAAGTGGACTTGCTGCTGAACAATGCTGGAATCATGTTCGCACCATTTAAACTCACCGCCGATGGCTACGAGTCGCACTTTGCCATCAACTTCCTGGGCCACTTTTTGCTCACTCATCTGCTCCTTCCCCAACTAAGAGCAGCGGGCAAGGAGGGAAGGAATGCCAGGATCGTGAACGTCAGCTCCTGCGTGAATCTCATTGGACGCATCAACTACAAGGACATCAACGGAAC GAAACACTACTACCCGGGTACCGCCTACAGCCAGTCGAAGCTTGCCCAGATTTTGTTCACACGCCACCTGCAGACGCTGCTGGACGCGGAAAAGTCGCACGTGCAGGTTAACGTGGTGCATCCGGGCATTGTGGACACGGATCTGTTCGAGCACTCGGCCACCACATCGGTGCCCATCTTCAAGAAGCTCTTCTTCAAGACCCCAGAGCGCGGATCGCGCACCGTGGTCTTCGCGGCCATCGATCCCTCCATCGAGGGTCAGGGTGGCACCTACCTTTCCAACGGCGGCAAGGGTCCCTTCCACCCGGATGCCAAAAAGCCGGCCAAGTGCGAGCAGCTCTTCCAGTTCTCCTGCGACCTACTGAAGATCCAGCACTACGGAAATGGCGAATTCTGA